A genome region from Prinia subflava isolate CZ2003 ecotype Zambia chromosome 12, Cam_Psub_1.2, whole genome shotgun sequence includes the following:
- the SPTAN1 gene encoding spectrin alpha chain, non-erythrocytic 1 isoform X3 gives MFSSFRKVKVQKMDPSGVKVLETAEDIQERRQQVLDRYHRFKELSSLRRQKLEDSYRFQFFQRDADELEKWIQEKLQIASDENYKDPSNLQGKLQKHQAFEAEVQANSGAIIKLDETGNQMINESHFASETIRTRLQELHRLWELLMEKMREKGVKLLQAQKLVQYLRECEDVLDWINDKEAIVTSEELGQDLEHVEVLQKKFEEFQTDLAAHEERVNEVNQFAGKLIQETHPEEELIKSKQDEVNASWQRLKGLALQRQGKLFGAAEVQRFNRDVDETISWIKEKGQLMASDDFGRDLASVQALLRKHEGLERDLAALEDKVKALCAEADRLQQSHPINASQIQVKREELIANWEQIRTLAAERHARLNDSYRLQRFLADFRDLTSWVTEMKALINADELANDVAGAEALLDRHQEHKGEIDAHEDSFKSADESGQALLSAGHYASDEVKEKLTILSDERSALLELWELRRQQYEQCMDLQLFYRDTEQVDNWMSKQEAFLLNEDLGDSLDSVEALLKKHEDFEKSLSAQEEKITALDEFATKLIQNNHYAMDDVATRRDALLSRRNALHERAMYRRAQLADSFHLQQFFRDSDELKSWVNEKMKTATDEAYKDPSNLQGKVQKHQAFEAELSANQSRIDALEKAGQKLIDVKHYASDEVAARMNEVISLWKKLLEATELKGIKLREANQQQQFNRNVEDIELWLYEVEGHLASDDYGKDLTNVQNLQKKHALLEADVAAHQDRIDGITIQARQFQEAGHFDADNIKKKQEALVARYEALKDPMVARKQKLADSLRLQQLFRDIEDEETWIREKEPIAASTNRGKDLIGVQNLLKKHQALQAEIAGHEPRIKAVTQKGNAMVEEGHFAAEDVKIKLNELNQKWDSLKAKASQRRQDLEDSLQAQQYFADANEAESWMREKEPIVGSTDYGKDEDSAEALLKKHEALMSDLSAYGSSIQALREQAQSCRQQVAPTDDETGKELVLALYDYQEKSPREVTMKKGDILTLLNSTNKDWWKVEVNDRQGFVPAAYVKKLDPAQSASRENLLEEQGSIALRQEQIDNQTLITKEVGSVSLRMKQVEELYHSLLELGEKRKGMLEKSCKKFMLFREANELQQWINEKEAALTSEEVGADLEQVEVLQKKFDDFQKDLKANESRLKDINKVAKDLESEGLMADEVQAVQQQEVYGMMPRDETDSKTASPWKSARMMVHTVATFNSIKELNERWRSLQQLAEERSQLLGSAHEVQRFHRDADETKEWIEEKNQALNTDNYGHDLASVQALQRKHEGFERDLAALGDKVNSLGETAQRLIQSHPESAEDLQEKCTELNQAWNSLGKRADQRKEKLGDSHDLQRFLSDFRDLMSWINGIRGLVSSDELAKDVTGAEALLERHQEHRTEIDARAGTFQAFEQFGQQLLAHGHYASPEIKEKLDILDQERTDLEKAWVQRRMMLDQCLELQLFHRDCEQAENWMAAREAFLNTEDKGDSLDSVEALIKKHEDFDKAINVQEEKIAVLQSFADQLIAADHYAKGVIASRRNEVLDRWLRLKAQMIEKRSKLGESQTLQQFSRDVDEIEAWISEKLQTASDESYKDPTNIQLSKLLSKHQKHQAFEAELHANADRIRGVIDMGNSLIERGACAGSEDAVKARLAALADQWQFLVQKSAEKSQKLKEANKQQNFNTGIKDFDFWLSEVEALLASEDYGKDLASVNNLLKKHQLLEADISAHEDRLKDLNSQADSLMTSSAFDTSQVKDKRETINGRFQRIKGMASARRAKLNESHRLHQFFRDMDDEESWIKEKKLLVSSEDYGRDLTGVQNLRKKHKRLEAELAAHEPAIQGVLDTGKKLSDDNTIGKEEIQQRLAQFVDHWKELKQLAAARGQRLEESLEYQQFVANVEEEEAWINEKMTLVASEDYGDTLAAIQGLLKKHEAFETDFTVHKDRVNDICANGEDLIKKNNHHEANITAKMKGLRGKVSDLEKAAAQRKAKLDENSAFLQFNWKADVVESWIGEKENSLKTDDYGRDLSSVQTLLTKQETFDAGLQAFQQEGIANITALKDQLLAAKHIQSKAIEARHASLMKRWNQLLANSATRKKKLLEAQEHFRKVEDLFLTFAKKASAFNSWFENAEEDLTDPVRCNSLEEIKALREAHDAFRSSLSSAQADFNQLAELDRQIKSFRVASNPYTWFTMEALEETWRNLQKIIKERELELQKEQRRQEENDKLRQEFAQHANAFHQWIQETRSCMVEESGTLESQLEATKRKHQEIRAMRSQLKKIEDLGAAMEEALILDNKYTEHSTVGLAQQWDQLDQLGMRMQHNLEQQIQARNTTGVTEEALKEFSMMFKHFDKDKSGRLNHQEFKSCLRSLGYDLPMVEEGEPDPEFESILDTVDPNRDGHVSLQEYMAFMISRETENVKSSEEIESAFRALSSEGKPYVTKEELYQNLTREQADYCISHMKPYMDGKGRELPAAYDYIEFTRSLFVN, from the exons ATGTTCTCATCGTTTCGTAAAGTCAAAGTCCAG aaaatgGATCCAAGTGGTGTAAAAGTGTTGGAAACGGCAGAGGATATCCAAGAAAGACGTCAGCAAGTTTTGGACCGTTACCACAGGTTCAAGGAGCTCTCTTCTCTAAGGCGCCAAAAACTTGAAGATTCCTATCGATTCCAGTTTTTCCAGCGTGATGCAGATGAGCTGGAAAAATGGATCCAAGAGAAACTGCAGATTGCATCTGATGAAAATTACAAAGACCCAAGCAATTTGCAG GGGAAGCTGCAGAAGCACCAAGCCTTTGAAGCTGAGGTGCAGGCCAATTCAGGAGCCATCATTAAACTGGATGAGACTGGAAATCAGATGATTAATGAAAGCCATTTTGCATCTGAAACCATAAGA actcgactgcaggagctgcaccgACTATGGGAATTACTGATGGAAAAGATGAGAGAGAAGGGAGTGAAACTGTTGCAAGCACAGAAGTTGGTGCAATATTTACGGGAATGTGAAGATGTCTTGGACTGGATCAATGATAAG GAAGCAATAGTGACATCAGAAGAGCTTGGACAGGACTTAGAGCATGTTGAAGTTTTGCAAAAGAAGTTTGAAGAGTTCCAGACAGACCTTGCAGCTCATGAAGAAAGAGTAAATGAAGTGAACCAGTTTGCTGGCAAACTTATCCAG GAAACACACCCTGAAGAGGAACTGATAAAGTCCAAACAAGATGAAGTAAATGCAAGCTGGCAGCGTCTGAAGGGGCTTGCCCTTCAGAGACAAGGAAAACTCTTCGGGGCAGCTGAAGTTCAGCGTTTCAACAG GGATGTGGATGAAACAATCAGCTGGATTAAGGAGAAAGGGCAGTTGATGGCCTCAGATGATTTTGGCAGAGACTTAGCCAGCGTGCAGGCATTGCTGCGCAAGCACGAAGGCCTGGAAAGAGACCTGGCAGCCCTGGAAGATAAG GTGAAGGCCCTGTGTGCAGAAGCTGACCGCTTGCAGCAGTCTCACCCAATAAATGCCTCCCAAATCCAAGTGAAACGGGAGGAGCTCATTGCCAACTGGGAGCAGATCCGGACGCTGGCAGCGGAGCGGCACGCTCGCCTCAACGACTCCTAcag GCTGCAGCGCTTTCTGGCGGACTTCCGAGACCTCACCAGCTGGGTGACTGAGATGAAGGCTCTCATAAATGCTGATGAACTTGCCAATGATGTGGCTGGGGCAGAAGCCCTTCTAGACAGACACCAGGAGCATAAG GGAGAAATTGATGCCCATGAAGACAGCTTCAAATCTGCTGATGAGTCAGGCCAGgctttgctctctgctgggcACTACGCTTCTGATGAAGTTAAAGAAAAG CTGACCATCCTCTCAGATGAAAGGTCTGccttgctggagctgtgggagctccGCAGACAGCAGTATGAGCAGTGCATGGACCTGCAGCTCTTCTACAGAGACACTGAACAAGTTGACAACTGGATGAGCAAACAAGAA GCATTTCTGCTGAATGAAGACCTTGGTGATTCTCTGGACAGTGTGGAGGCTCTTCTAAAGAAGCATGAAGACTTTGAGAAATCCCTAAGTGCCCAAGAGGAGAAAATCACA GCATTAGATGAGTTTGCTACTAAGTTGATTCAGAATAACCACTATGCCATGGATGATGTTGCTACACGCAGAGATGCT ctgctGAGCCGCCGGAATGCCcttcatgaaagagccatgtacCGCCGTGCTCAGCTGGCAGATTCCTTCCATCTGCAGCAGTTTTTCCGAGACTCTGATGAGCTCAAGAGTTGGGTtaatgaaaagatgaaaactgCAACTGATGAGGCCTACAAG GATCCATCGAACTTGCAAGGTAAAGTTCAGAAACACCAGGCTTTTGAAGCAGAGCTGTCTGCTAACCAGAGCCGTATCGATGCCCTGGAGAAGGCTGGCCAGAAGCTGATTGATGTCAAGCACTACGCCTCCGATGAGGTGGCAGCTCGCATGAACGAAGTCATCAGCCTGTGGAAGAAACTTCTGGAGGCCACTGAGCTCAAAG GTATAAAACTGCGAGAAGCcaatcagcagcagcagtttaaTCGCAATGTGGAGGACATTGAGCTCTGGCTGTATGAAGTAGAAGGACACTTGGCTTCTGATGATTATGGAAAAGATCTTACTAATGTTCAGAATCTTCAGAAGAAACACGCACTGTTAGAGGCAGATGTTGCTGCCCATCAG GATCGGATAGATGGCATTACCATCCAGGCACGCCAGTTCCAGGAGGCTGGGCACTTTGATGCTGACAATATCAAGAAGAAACAAGAAGCTTTAGTAGCTCGTTATGAGGCTCTGAAGGACCCCATGGTGGCTCGCAAGCAGAAACTCGCAGATTCTCTTcgcctgcagcagcttttccgTGACATTGAGGATGAAGAGACCTGGATTAGGGAAAAAGAACCTATTGCAGCTTCAACAAACCGAG GCAAGGACTTAATTGGTGTCCAGAATCTGCTAAAGAAGCACCAGGCTTTGCAGGCAGAAATTGCAGGCCATGAACCTCGCATTAAAGCAGTCACACAGAAGGGAAATGCTATGGTGGAAGAAG GACACTTTGCAGCTGAGGATGTGAAAATCAAACTGAATGAGCTAAACCAGAAGTGGGACTCTCTGAAAGCCAAAGCATCCCAGCGCCGGCAGGACCTGGAGGATTCCCTGCAGGCTCAGCAGTACTTTGCTGATGCTAATGAGGCTGAATCCTGGATGAGGGAAAAGGAGCCCATTGTAGGCAGTACTGACTATGGGAAAGATGAAGACTCTGCTGAG GCTCTTCTGAAGAAACATGAAGCTTTGATGTCTGATCTCTCTGCTTATGGCAGCAGCATCCAGGCATTGAGGGAACAGGCCCAGTCATGCAGG caacaAGTTGCTCCCACAGATGATGAAACTGGAAAAGAGCTTGTTCTGGCACTCTATGATTACCAGGAGAAGAGTCCCCGGGAGGTGACAATGAAGAAGGGAGATATCCTCACCTTACTCAACAGCACCAACAAG gaCTGGTGGAAGGTGGAAGTCAATGACCGTCAGGGATTTGTCCCAGCTGCCTATGTGAAGAAACTGGACCCTGCCCAGTCTGCATCCCGAGAGAacctgctggaggagcagggcagcatcGCCCTGCGGCAGGAGCAGATCGACAACCA GACTCTCATTACTAAGGAGGTCGGCAGTGTCTCTCTGCGTATGAAACAGGTGGAAGAACT GTATCACTCTCTCCTGGAACTGGGAGAAAAGCGTAAAGGCATGTTGGAAAAAAGCTGCAAGAAGTTCATGCTTTTCCGTGAAGCCAACGAGCTCCAGCAGTGGATCAAtgagaaggaggcagcactCACCAGTGAGGAAGTGGGTGCTGacctggagcaggtggaggTTCTGCAGAAGAAATTTGATGATTTTCAGAAG GATCTCAAAGCCAACGAGTCACGCCTGAAGGATATAAACAAGGTTGCCAAGGACCTGGAGTCAGAAGGGCTGATGGCAGATGAAGTACAAGCAGTACAGCAACAG GAAGTCTATGGGATGATGCCCAGG GATGAAACTGATTCTAAGACAGCCTCTCCTTGGAAG TCTGCACGGATGATGGTACACACTGTGGCAACCTTCAACTCCATCAAG GAGCTGAATGAGCGCTGgagatccctgcagcagctggcagaggagaggagccAATTGCTGGGCAGTGCCCACGAGGTCCAGAGATTCCACAG AGATGCTGATGAAACCAAAGAATGGATAGAGGAGAAGAATCAAGCATTAAATACAGACAACTATGGGCATGACCTGGCCAGTGTTCAGGCTCTGCAGCGCAAACATGAAGGCTTTGAGAGAGACTTGGCAGCTCTGGGAGACAAG GTGAATTCTCTTGGTGAAACTGCCCAGCGTCTGATCCAGTCACATCCAGAATCTGCTGAAGATCTCCAAGAAAAATGCACAGAGTTGAATCAGGCTTGGAACAGTCTGGGGAAACGTGCAGACCAACGCAAAGAGAAGCTTGGGGACTCTCACGACCTGCAGCGTTTCCTCAGTGACTTCAG GGACCTCATGTCTTGGATCAACGGGATCCGGGGCCTGGTCTCCTCAGATGAACTCGCAAAGGATGTGACTGGAGCTGAAGCTTTACTGGAAAGGCACCAG GAACACCGCACGGAAATAGATGCAAGAGCTGGCACTTTCCAGGCCTTTGAACAGTTTGGACAACAACTTCTAGCCCATGGACACTATGCCAGCCCAGAGATCAAGGAGAAACTGGATATTCTGGACCAGGAACGGACAGACCTGGAGAAGGCCTGGGTCCAGCGCAGGATGATGCTGGACCAGTGCCTGGAACTACAG ctaTTTCATCGGGACTGTGAACAAGCTGAAAACTGGATGGCTGCCCGGGAGGCTTTCCTGAATACAGAGGACAAAGGAGACTCCCTAGACAGTGTGGAGGCACTCATCAAGAAACATGAAGATTTTGATAAAGCAATCAATGTCCAG GAAGAGAAAATTGCAGTCCTGCAGTCCTTTGCTGACCAGCTGATTGCTGCAGACCATTATGCCAAGGGAGTCATCGCCAGCAGACGCAACGAGGTCCTGGACAG GTGGCTTCGTCTGAAGGCCCAAATGATTGAGAAGAGATCGAAGCTGGGAGAGTCTCAGACCCTCCAGCAGTTCAGTCGTGATGTGGATGAAATAGAAGCCTGGATCAGTGAAAAGCTCCAGACTGCAAGTGATGAGTCCTATAAGGATCCCACAAATATCCAG CTTTCCAAACTGCTG AGCAAACACCAGAAGCACCAGGCCTTTGAAGCCGAGCTCCACGCCAACGCCGACCGCATCCGCGGCGTCATCGACATGGGCAACTCCCTCATCGAGAGGGGCGCGTGTGCCGGCAGCGAGGACGCCGTCAAG GCACgcctggctgccctggctgaCCAGTGGCAATTCCTGGTACAGAAATCAGCAGAGAAGAGTCAGAAACTGAAAGAAGCTAATAAGCAACAGAATTTCAATACTGGAATCAAGGACTTTGACTTTTGGCTTTCAGAG GTGGAAGCTTTGTTGGCATCTGAGGACTATGGGAAGGACTTGGCATCTGTTAACAACCTTCTGAAGAAACACCAGTTACTGGAAGCTGATATATCTGCTCATGAG GACCGCCTGAAGGACCTGAACAGCCAGGCTGACAGTCTGATGACCAGCAGTGCCTTTGACACGTCCCAAGTGAAGGACAAACGCGAGACCATCAACGGGCGCTTCCAGCGCATCAAGGGCATGGCCAGCGCCCGCCGCGCCAAGCTCAACGAGAGCCACCGCCTGCACCAGTTCTTCCGTGACATGGACGACGAGGAGTCCTGGATCAA AGAGAAGAAACTGTTGGTCAGCTCAGAGGACTATGGCAGAGACCTGACTGGAGTGCAGAATCTGAGGAAGAAACACAAGCGCTTGGAAGCAGAATTAGCTGCCCATGAACCTGCTATCCAG gGTGTACTGGACACGGGTAAGAAGCTTTCGGATGACAACACAATTGGAAAGGAGGAGATACAGCAGAGACTGGCTCAGTTTGTGGATCACTGGAAAGAGTTAAAGCAGTTGGCAGCTGCTAG GGGTCAGCGTCTGGAGGAGTCTCTGGAGTATCAGCAGTTTGTAGCAAATGTTGAGGAAGAAGAAGCCTGGATCAATGAGAAAATGACACTGGTAGCCAGTGAGGATTATGGGGACACACTTGCTGCTATCCAG GGCTTGCTGAAGAAGCACGAGGCATTTGAGACTGATTTTACTGTCCACAAGGACAGAGTGAACGATATCTGTGCTAATGGAGAGGATCTCATTAAAAAG AACAATCACCACGAGGCAAACATCACTGCCAAGATGAAGGGGCTCAGAGGCAAAGTGTCAGAtctggagaaagcagcagcccaGAGGAAAGCCAAATTGGATGAGAACTCAGCCTTCCTCCAGTTCAACTGGAAAGCAGATGTGGTGGAGTCGTGGATAG gagagaaggaaaacagtctGAAGACAGATGATTATGGACGTGACCTCTCTTCAGTGCAAACCTTGCTCACCAAACAG GAAACGTTTGATGCTGGACTTCAGGCTTTCCAGCAGGAGGGCATTGCAAACATCACTGCTCTGAAAGATCAGCTGCTTGCAGCCAAGCACATCCAGTCCAAGGCCATCGAGGCCCGGCATGCTTCCTTGATGAAACGCTGGAATCAGCTTCTGGCTAATTCTGCtaccaggaaaaagaaactctTGGAGGCTCAGGAGCACTTCAGAAAG gTTGAGGATCTGTTCCTGACTTTTGCCAAGAAGGCCTCTGCCTTCAACAGTTGGTTTGAGAATGCTGAGGAGGACCTGACGGATCCTGTGCGCTGCAACTCACTGGAGGAAATCAAAGCCCTGAGAGAAGCTCATGACGCTTTCCGTTCCTCCCTAAGTTCTGCCCAAGCTGATTTCAACCAGCTGGCAGAGCTTGATCGCCAGATCAAGAGCTTCCGTGTGGCCTCCAACCCCTACACTTGGTTCACTATGGAGGCTCTTGAAGAAACCTGGAGGAATTTGCAGAAAATTATCAAG GAACGTGAactggagctgcagaaggaacagcgaaggcaggaagaaaatgaCAAACTGCGTCAGGAATTTGCTCAGCATGCCAATGCCTTCCATCAGTGGATTCAGGAGACCAG